A genomic segment from Lignipirellula cremea encodes:
- a CDS encoding transposase, whose protein sequence is MPSAARAEIVAAGEVGFYHCISRCVRRACLCGDDGVTGRNFDHRKEWVRQRIGLLAQVFAIDVCAYAAMSNHLHLLLRIRPDLAEKWTAEEVASRWLKLSGSATAEQIETLARNEKRIAELRTRLASLSWFMRYLKEYIARRANAEEEVSGRFWEGRFTSQALLDEAAVLACAAYVDLNPIRAAIAETPEESDFTSVQQRIEERSAGDSSRPSSVVRLCQIDERDGGFLPLTLDGYLSLLDRIARLHRPGKPGVTPAALPPILERLNLSPEELLGFNPRFHRGNRVAILK, encoded by the coding sequence ATGCCAAGCGCAGCGCGGGCGGAGATTGTGGCGGCGGGGGAAGTGGGCTTTTATCACTGCATTTCGCGGTGCGTGCGCCGAGCCTGTTTGTGCGGCGATGACGGCGTCACCGGGCGGAATTTCGACCACCGGAAAGAATGGGTCCGGCAGCGGATCGGGCTGCTCGCCCAGGTGTTCGCCATCGACGTATGTGCTTACGCCGCCATGAGTAACCACCTGCATCTGCTGCTCCGCATCCGGCCCGATCTGGCCGAAAAGTGGACCGCGGAAGAGGTCGCTAGCCGCTGGCTCAAGCTGTCCGGCTCGGCCACCGCCGAGCAGATTGAAACGCTCGCCCGCAATGAAAAGCGGATCGCCGAACTGCGGACGCGACTGGCCAGCCTGTCCTGGTTCATGCGGTATCTAAAGGAGTACATCGCCCGGCGGGCCAACGCGGAAGAGGAGGTCTCCGGCCGTTTCTGGGAGGGACGCTTCACCAGCCAGGCCCTGCTCGATGAGGCGGCCGTGCTCGCTTGCGCGGCGTACGTCGACCTTAATCCAATCCGGGCGGCCATCGCCGAAACCCCGGAGGAGAGCGACTTTACGTCCGTCCAGCAGCGGATCGAAGAGCGGTCGGCTGGCGATTCCAGCCGCCCATCGTCTGTCGTGCGGCTTTGCCAGATCGACGAGCGCGACGGCGGTTTCCTGCCGCTCACGCTTGACGGGTATCTGTCGTTGCTCGACCGGATCGCCCGTCTCCACCGGCCAGGCAAGCCGGGCGTCACGCCGGCCGCATTGCCGCCAATTCTCGAACGTCTGAATCTGTCGCCGGAAGAGCTACTCGGCTTCAACCCCCGCTTCCATCGCGGCAACCGGGTGGCGATTCTCAAATAA
- a CDS encoding PIG-L deacetylase family protein, whose protein sequence is MDLKRPFRFLAGLLLALAACWSGGMVSMACGEEPDMKRLDVLIVAPHSDDEIIGCTSVLLRALVQKKNVGVVVVTAGDAFARGAAAAARKQPAMLEPKEFEHLAGLRQNHTLHAMRGLRVPLENVQFLGYPDGGLRQMHQADDGKTYRQPFTHRTATYGPIVRDYHSQQHGKPAPYTKAAVLADLVEILKARRPREIYVTHEVDTHGDHQAAFWFVRDAAQAAGFQGSLFTFVVHGEPPAAEPDKSITLTAEELQAKRDLLLGYQVGVSPAHDDLADTYAKPIEQFWLSSPKR, encoded by the coding sequence ATGGATTTAAAACGCCCTTTTCGATTTTTGGCCGGCCTGTTGCTGGCGTTGGCGGCCTGCTGGTCCGGCGGGATGGTCTCGATGGCGTGCGGCGAGGAGCCGGACATGAAACGGCTGGATGTGCTGATCGTGGCGCCGCATTCTGACGATGAGATTATCGGCTGCACCAGCGTGCTGCTGAGGGCGCTTGTGCAGAAAAAGAACGTCGGCGTGGTGGTTGTTACGGCGGGCGACGCATTTGCAAGGGGAGCCGCGGCGGCCGCCCGGAAGCAGCCGGCGATGCTGGAGCCGAAGGAGTTTGAACACCTTGCCGGGCTGCGGCAGAACCACACGCTGCACGCGATGCGGGGGCTGCGCGTGCCGTTGGAGAACGTCCAATTCCTGGGCTATCCCGACGGCGGACTGCGGCAGATGCACCAGGCCGACGACGGCAAAACGTACCGCCAGCCGTTCACCCACCGCACGGCAACTTATGGCCCGATCGTTCGCGACTATCACTCCCAGCAACATGGCAAACCGGCGCCGTACACCAAAGCGGCCGTGCTGGCCGATCTGGTCGAGATTCTCAAAGCCCGCCGGCCCCGGGAGATTTATGTGACGCACGAAGTCGACACCCACGGCGACCACCAGGCCGCCTTCTGGTTTGTCCGCGATGCGGCCCAGGCGGCCGGCTTTCAAGGCTCGCTGTTCACCTTCGTCGTGCATGGGGAGCCGCCGGCAGCGGAACCGGATAAGAGCATTACGCTGACCGCCGAAGAGCTGCAGGCCAAACGCGATCTGCTGCTGGGCTACCAGGTCGGCGTCTCCCCTGCGCACGACGACCTGGCCGACACCTACGCTAAACCGATCGAGCAATTCTGGCTTTCCTCTCCCAAACGCTGA
- a CDS encoding DUF6793 family protein — protein MPLFEIETDGHIIITWASDDDAATAVVNDAYPHDSVVRITRRPRDSWVISKGALGIRGNTDPCIVARDCLDKAAGDKVNAIRLYMHETGSDLEKSRKVIESNMVMGW, from the coding sequence ATGCCGCTTTTCGAGATCGAAACTGACGGACATATCATCATCACCTGGGCTAGCGACGACGACGCCGCGACCGCGGTCGTCAACGACGCTTATCCGCACGACAGCGTAGTGCGCATTACCCGTCGCCCCCGCGACAGTTGGGTGATCTCCAAAGGCGCCCTGGGCATTCGCGGTAATACGGATCCGTGCATTGTGGCCCGCGATTGCCTTGACAAGGCCGCCGGCGACAAGGTCAACGCGATCCGCCTGTACATGCACGAGACCGGTTCCGATCTCGAAAAATCTCGCAAGGTCATCGAGTCCAACATGGTCATGGGCTGGTAG
- a CDS encoding alpha-2-macroglobulin family protein, whose protein sequence is MKIRPVALALLFLFSAVLLAAPVGSPEEEWQAVDKAIQQGLPKTAIEKLQPIIDRTLKEKDYDEAIKAIGQKTAMETNIQGNLPEVKIRLWEAEIQRAPAPMKPVMQAVLANWYQHYFQQNRWRIMQRTATAAPPGDDFTTWDLPRILAEIDKHFDAALADAKTLQQTPIGDYDELLEKGTASDAHRPTLYDFLAYDAIDFYLQGEQAGALPQDNFALEASSPVFSPVADFLAWKPETTDASSPTLKALKLYQDLLRFHQNDDDKTAFLDADLHRLAFGNSKAEGEEKTARYKAALRRFIQQHGDHEISARALLALATTFHGEGDWVEARKIAQQGLTQFPQSIGGRGCFNLIQTIEARSLHIVTERVWNKPLPTIDIRYRNLNKLYFRLVRVDYEDFVKRGVFQPEQVDGEQRQALLAQKPDKEWSIDLPATEDFKETTEQIPAPADMPLGSYYLIASAKPDFGPQDNVVSLAEVWVSNLALVTRTDYSQAVVGGQVLHAVTGAPIAKATVRAWKRNNSNNRMQLLKTIQTDKDGLFELSDGPQNQYVVLHVQQGDDSLPSANYLYSYHARSNPQAYPATIFFTDRALYRPGQTVHFKGICIQVNPQADNYKTSPGRTVKVVFNDPNGKEIERLELKANDYGSVSGSFTAPRDRLLGRMSIHVDGEPRSSTQIRVEEYKRPKFRVEMPAPRTAARLNDKVELLGKATAYTGAPIDHAQVTWRVVRQVEYPRWYYYSRWWAPPQANRQEIAHGTAQTAVNGEFPVSFDAVPDPSAKEDSGAVFTYSITADVTDPTGETRSVQRSIKVGFTALAASLTIDSWQTTGKPVDIKVTTATLDGEPQAANGTLTVFRLEQPETVQRASLTGNSRWRLPAKDAAAEPDPADPNTWKNGESVFEKEIAIDVQGSTTVPVELASGYYRAKFIANDRFGKPVQAETLVMVLDLNAKKLAFKLPDLLTAPTWSLEPGEELQAVWGTGYDEGQAFVEIEHRGKVLKKYWTTPGRTQEVIRLPIDESLRGGFTLRVTMVRENRAYLHSQQITVPWTNKELKVKWEHFVSKLEPGQKETWTAVISGPDAQTAVAEMVATLYDASLDAFAPNNWRSGFNVFRTDGSSLNWQFQNQPRYLQQMVNSWSVPQKDATLTYRQLPGAIFGNFAYYGWNNNRRAALASAGAPQKSEKKMSVGRELQQSDAQRKNASDRSDAKGDAGQDKGQAGPDLDQVAARTNLNETAFFFPHLVSDSKGEVKLEFTMPEALTEWKFFGFAHDNELRAGLLTDTVVTAKDLMIQPNPPRFVREGDEIEFTVKVVNQSPTRQTGTVRLSLSDARTMNAVDDQLGNKTRDQAFDVPAGESRTYAWRLQIPEYSGFLIYRAVGSSAKLSDGEEGYLPVLSRRILVTESVTLPIRGPGTKQFELPGLVESAGSKTLQSQSLSVQMVSNPSWYAVMALPYLMEYPHQCSEQTFNRLYANSLARHLANSDPKIRRVFDQWRGTPALDSPLAKNQDLKAVMLEETPWLRDSDAESQARRNVGILFDSNRLNEETSRLLAKLADQQLADGAWPWFPGGPANDFITLYITTGFGRLRHLGAGVEVTSAVKSLTRLDGWLDRQYREAQKHNPEKNHLNSTIALYLYGRSFFLDDQAIGAPHQAAVDYYLGQARKYWLELDCRQSQGHLALALKRFGDLKTPAGIMASLKERSVSDEELGMFWRDQELSYWWFRAPIETQAVMIEAFDEVANDQASVEDCKVWLLKQKQTQDWKTTKATADAVYALLLRGTDLLASDKIVQVALGGEWVKPESLEAGTGFYEERLGRGEIRPQQGKITVKKVDQGVAWGSVTWQYLEQMDKVKPHTGTPLTLEKSLFVKRNTKDGPVLEAVTGPVDVGDELVVRVVLRSDRDMEYLHLKDYRGSGTEPVNVLSQYKYQDGLAYYESTRDTASHFFIDYLPKGTYVFEYSNRVQLRGEYETGVASIQCMYAPEFNSHSASVGLKVK, encoded by the coding sequence GTGAAAATCCGACCCGTTGCCCTAGCGCTTCTTTTTCTTTTTTCCGCGGTGCTGCTTGCCGCGCCTGTCGGCTCCCCTGAGGAAGAGTGGCAGGCGGTCGACAAGGCGATCCAGCAGGGCCTGCCCAAGACGGCCATTGAAAAGTTGCAGCCGATCATTGACCGCACCTTGAAAGAAAAAGATTACGACGAAGCGATCAAAGCGATCGGCCAAAAAACGGCAATGGAAACGAACATCCAGGGGAACCTGCCCGAAGTCAAAATTCGCCTTTGGGAGGCGGAAATCCAGCGGGCGCCTGCGCCGATGAAGCCCGTCATGCAGGCCGTGCTGGCCAACTGGTATCAGCACTATTTCCAGCAGAACCGCTGGCGGATCATGCAACGCACCGCGACTGCCGCCCCGCCTGGCGACGATTTCACCACCTGGGATCTGCCGCGTATCCTGGCGGAAATCGACAAGCACTTTGACGCCGCTCTGGCGGATGCGAAAACGCTCCAGCAAACACCGATCGGCGATTACGACGAACTGCTGGAAAAAGGCACGGCGTCCGACGCTCATCGTCCCACGCTGTATGACTTTCTGGCGTACGACGCCATCGACTTCTATCTGCAGGGCGAGCAGGCCGGCGCGCTGCCGCAGGATAACTTCGCCCTGGAAGCTTCCAGTCCCGTCTTTTCGCCCGTCGCCGATTTCCTCGCCTGGAAACCGGAAACGACCGACGCCAGTTCACCCACGCTCAAGGCGCTAAAGCTCTACCAGGATCTGCTCCGCTTCCATCAGAACGACGACGACAAAACGGCTTTTCTCGACGCCGATCTGCACCGCCTGGCCTTCGGCAATAGCAAGGCCGAAGGGGAAGAAAAAACGGCCCGCTACAAGGCGGCCCTCCGCCGTTTTATCCAGCAGCACGGCGACCACGAAATTTCCGCCCGGGCGCTACTAGCCCTGGCGACGACCTTCCATGGCGAAGGGGACTGGGTCGAGGCCCGCAAGATCGCCCAGCAAGGCCTGACGCAGTTCCCCCAGAGCATCGGCGGCCGCGGCTGCTTCAATCTGATCCAGACGATCGAAGCCCGCTCGCTCCACATTGTTACCGAACGGGTCTGGAACAAGCCGCTGCCGACGATCGACATCCGCTATCGCAACCTGAACAAACTTTACTTCCGTCTCGTGCGGGTCGATTACGAGGACTTCGTCAAACGCGGCGTCTTCCAGCCGGAACAGGTCGATGGCGAACAACGCCAGGCCCTCCTGGCCCAGAAGCCTGACAAGGAATGGTCGATCGACCTGCCCGCCACCGAGGACTTCAAAGAAACGACGGAACAGATCCCGGCGCCGGCCGACATGCCGTTGGGTTCGTACTATCTGATCGCCAGCGCCAAGCCCGACTTTGGCCCGCAGGATAATGTCGTCAGCCTGGCCGAAGTCTGGGTCAGCAATCTGGCCCTGGTCACCCGCACCGACTACAGCCAGGCGGTCGTCGGCGGCCAGGTGTTGCATGCCGTCACCGGCGCTCCCATCGCGAAAGCCACGGTCAGGGCCTGGAAGCGGAACAATTCCAACAACCGGATGCAGCTGCTGAAAACGATTCAAACCGACAAGGACGGCCTGTTTGAACTGAGCGACGGCCCGCAGAACCAGTATGTCGTGCTGCATGTCCAGCAGGGCGACGACTCGCTGCCCTCGGCGAATTACTTGTACTCCTATCACGCTCGCAGTAATCCCCAGGCGTACCCGGCCACGATCTTTTTTACGGATCGCGCTCTGTACCGTCCCGGGCAGACCGTCCACTTCAAAGGCATCTGCATCCAGGTCAATCCCCAGGCGGATAATTACAAAACCAGTCCAGGCCGCACGGTGAAGGTCGTCTTCAACGACCCCAACGGCAAAGAGATCGAACGGCTGGAGCTCAAAGCAAACGACTATGGCTCTGTCAGCGGCAGCTTTACCGCCCCGCGGGATCGCCTGCTCGGCCGGATGTCGATCCATGTCGACGGCGAGCCGCGCAGCTCCACGCAGATCCGCGTCGAAGAATACAAACGGCCCAAGTTCCGCGTCGAAATGCCGGCCCCCAGAACGGCCGCCCGCTTGAACGACAAAGTCGAACTGCTGGGCAAAGCGACCGCCTACACAGGCGCCCCGATCGACCATGCCCAGGTGACCTGGCGAGTGGTGCGACAGGTCGAGTATCCGCGCTGGTATTACTACAGTCGCTGGTGGGCGCCGCCGCAAGCGAACCGCCAGGAGATTGCCCACGGCACAGCCCAGACGGCCGTCAACGGCGAGTTCCCCGTTTCGTTCGACGCGGTTCCCGATCCTTCCGCTAAAGAAGACAGCGGCGCCGTTTTCACTTATTCCATCACGGCCGACGTGACCGATCCGACCGGCGAAACGCGTTCGGTGCAGCGGTCGATCAAAGTCGGTTTCACCGCTTTGGCCGCCTCGCTGACGATCGACAGCTGGCAAACCACCGGCAAGCCGGTCGACATCAAAGTCACCACGGCGACCCTCGACGGCGAACCGCAAGCCGCCAACGGCACGCTAACCGTCTTTCGCCTGGAACAGCCGGAAACCGTGCAGCGAGCCTCATTGACGGGTAATTCCCGCTGGCGCCTTCCCGCCAAGGATGCAGCCGCCGAGCCGGATCCGGCTGACCCCAACACCTGGAAAAATGGCGAATCGGTCTTTGAAAAAGAGATCGCCATCGACGTCCAGGGCTCGACCACCGTCCCCGTAGAACTGGCCTCCGGCTACTACCGGGCAAAGTTCATCGCCAACGATCGCTTTGGCAAACCGGTCCAGGCCGAGACGCTTGTCATGGTGCTGGATCTCAATGCGAAGAAGCTGGCCTTCAAACTGCCCGATCTGCTCACTGCTCCCACCTGGTCCCTGGAACCGGGCGAAGAATTACAGGCAGTCTGGGGCACGGGTTACGACGAAGGCCAGGCCTTTGTCGAGATCGAACACCGGGGCAAGGTGCTGAAAAAGTACTGGACGACGCCCGGCCGCACGCAGGAAGTCATCAGGCTGCCGATCGACGAGTCCCTCCGCGGCGGATTCACCCTGCGGGTGACCATGGTCCGCGAGAACCGGGCTTATCTCCACTCGCAACAGATTACGGTGCCCTGGACCAACAAAGAACTGAAGGTCAAGTGGGAGCACTTTGTTTCGAAGCTGGAACCGGGACAGAAAGAAACCTGGACCGCCGTGATCAGCGGGCCCGACGCCCAGACGGCCGTGGCAGAAATGGTCGCCACATTATACGACGCTTCTTTGGACGCCTTTGCCCCCAACAATTGGCGATCCGGGTTTAACGTGTTCCGGACCGACGGTTCGTCGCTCAACTGGCAATTCCAGAACCAGCCGAGGTACCTGCAGCAAATGGTCAACTCGTGGAGCGTTCCCCAGAAAGACGCCACACTGACCTATCGCCAGCTACCGGGCGCCATCTTCGGCAACTTTGCCTACTATGGCTGGAACAACAATCGGCGAGCCGCCCTGGCGTCAGCAGGGGCGCCGCAGAAGTCGGAAAAAAAGATGTCCGTAGGCCGCGAGCTGCAGCAGTCCGATGCGCAGCGCAAAAACGCTTCCGATCGGTCCGACGCCAAAGGCGATGCGGGACAGGACAAAGGGCAGGCCGGTCCCGATCTGGACCAGGTCGCCGCCCGCACCAACCTGAATGAAACAGCTTTCTTCTTCCCGCATCTGGTCAGCGACAGCAAAGGCGAAGTGAAGCTGGAATTCACCATGCCCGAAGCGCTGACCGAATGGAAGTTCTTCGGCTTCGCCCACGACAACGAACTGCGGGCCGGCCTGCTGACCGATACGGTCGTCACGGCGAAGGACCTGATGATCCAGCCCAACCCGCCGCGGTTTGTCCGCGAAGGGGATGAGATCGAGTTCACGGTGAAAGTCGTCAACCAGTCGCCCACCCGACAAACGGGAACCGTGCGGCTGTCCCTGTCCGATGCCCGCACCATGAACGCGGTCGACGATCAGCTGGGGAACAAGACCCGCGACCAGGCGTTTGACGTGCCGGCCGGCGAGTCGCGCACCTATGCCTGGCGACTGCAGATCCCCGAGTACAGCGGCTTCCTGATTTATCGGGCGGTCGGCTCCTCGGCCAAACTTTCCGACGGCGAAGAAGGCTACCTGCCGGTGCTGTCCCGGCGGATCCTGGTAACCGAATCGGTGACGCTGCCGATCCGCGGCCCGGGAACAAAACAGTTTGAACTGCCAGGCCTGGTGGAATCGGCCGGCTCCAAAACGCTGCAGAGCCAGTCGCTGTCGGTGCAGATGGTATCGAATCCGTCCTGGTATGCGGTCATGGCGCTGCCTTACCTGATGGAGTACCCGCACCAGTGTTCAGAGCAAACGTTCAATCGTTTGTATGCGAATTCGCTGGCCCGGCATCTGGCCAACTCGGATCCGAAAATCCGCCGGGTCTTCGACCAGTGGCGGGGCACGCCGGCGCTCGATAGCCCGCTGGCGAAGAACCAGGATCTGAAAGCGGTCATGCTGGAAGAAACGCCCTGGCTGCGCGACTCCGACGCGGAAAGCCAGGCCCGCAGGAACGTGGGGATTCTGTTCGACAGCAACCGCCTGAACGAAGAGACGTCCCGCCTGCTCGCCAAACTGGCCGACCAGCAACTGGCAGACGGCGCCTGGCCCTGGTTCCCGGGCGGACCCGCGAACGACTTTATTACGCTCTATATCACGACCGGTTTCGGCCGCCTGCGCCACCTGGGCGCCGGGGTGGAAGTGACGTCCGCCGTGAAGTCGCTGACACGCCTGGACGGCTGGCTGGATCGCCAGTATCGCGAGGCGCAGAAGCACAATCCCGAGAAGAACCACCTGAATTCCACCATCGCGCTGTACCTGTACGGCCGCAGTTTTTTCCTCGACGACCAGGCGATCGGCGCCCCGCATCAAGCGGCCGTCGACTACTATCTGGGACAGGCCCGCAAGTACTGGCTGGAACTCGACTGTCGCCAGTCGCAGGGACATCTGGCGCTGGCCCTCAAGCGTTTTGGCGACCTGAAAACGCCGGCGGGCATCATGGCTTCTCTCAAAGAACGAAGCGTGTCCGATGAAGAGCTCGGCATGTTCTGGCGGGACCAGGAACTATCGTACTGGTGGTTCCGGGCTCCGATCGAAACGCAGGCCGTCATGATTGAAGCGTTCGACGAAGTGGCGAACGACCAGGCCTCCGTCGAAGACTGCAAGGTCTGGCTGCTCAAGCAGAAGCAGACCCAGGACTGGAAAACGACCAAAGCGACCGCCGACGCAGTCTACGCCCTGTTACTGCGGGGCACGGATCTACTGGCTTCCGACAAGATTGTACAAGTCGCCCTGGGCGGCGAGTGGGTCAAACCGGAATCGCTCGAAGCCGGCACGGGCTTCTACGAGGAACGGCTGGGCCGCGGCGAAATCCGTCCCCAGCAGGGAAAGATCACCGTGAAAAAGGTCGACCAGGGCGTCGCCTGGGGCAGCGTCACCTGGCAGTACCTGGAACAGATGGACAAGGTCAAGCCGCATACAGGCACGCCGCTTACGCTGGAGAAAAGCCTGTTCGTCAAGCGGAACACGAAGGACGGCCCCGTGCTGGAAGCAGTGACAGGTCCTGTCGATGTCGGCGACGAACTGGTGGTGCGGGTCGTGCTGCGGTCCGACCGCGATATGGAGTACCTGCACCTGAAAGATTATCGCGGTTCCGGAACCGAACCGGTGAACGTGCTGTCGCAGTACAAGTACCAGGACGGCCTGGCGTACTACGAGTCGACCCGCGACACGGCCAGCCATTTCTTCATCGACTACCTGCCCAAAGGAACGTACGTGTTTGAGTACTCCAACCGGGTGCAACTGCGGGGCGAGTACGAAACGGGCGTCGCTTCGATCCAGTGCATGTACGCCCCCGAGTTCAACAGCCACTCGGCCAGCGTGGGACTGAAAGTCAAGTAA
- a CDS encoding 2OG-Fe(II) oxygenase — protein sequence MTNDVSPAVSPWRNALLQVLGGRPRPLLFCTSGEEPLIDPGLEVAEVGCVPLPLSEEQAQELIAVCRRSLNGQANRPAQDSPSGERRVWRLEPEQFSFTSPDWEDMLSGMVADLQEGLGLHDSELRVFPRQLVLYEPGGFLAPPHAGGKIEGMLVDLVIGLPSPFTGGRLVVEHERERRELPFTLASRGDGISFAAYFNDCRHAVERVLSGYRLAMHYSVVAAKAWKRKGEEKEVVDDSIGSVAQLLHAWREASLDHKLAVTLEHTYSLQGLRFDRLQGADRSRSATLLAAAEQCGFHAHVAMVTHYVTGPARTPARPLGPPREGASSPGGKENPKSPVSDLSLIEVVEERLTVDSWSDRQGQTVELGSIAIKESEIVSGLPIEAWQGVREEVESDPAGETVHVERWYRCAAIVLWPQEKHFDVLCEAGIDAAIGGLSMLCRQTRIPASRRDEHQQQCLSFAAAILDQWSEIQGAVRTARQGSHRAEFPAMLVQINDPDLVRRYLSEVVAKSENASFGTSLLPCFKQHGWTNFADALKQVFEATRPANLTERVAALHMLCEQADEDPDRLGICRDLLETFITELKKLDNEKQADGWAGPAVDRAELTATLISALIDCSAAQSLSNLIDHLQTAPEIYPASVQVEALFQLESLIRKKRLATGALINAWVATVRQQLLRQTAVPPALTTDWSQPGDLSCTCEDCTALSRFLVDSSQREYRVALRKDRREHLETVIDQSQPQLECSTDRQTNPHTLVGTKISDAYDQAVHIRRQELKSLQQLVELQMKLPKVR from the coding sequence ATGACGAATGATGTTTCCCCTGCTGTATCCCCCTGGCGGAATGCCCTGCTTCAGGTGCTGGGCGGCCGCCCGCGTCCGCTGCTGTTCTGCACCAGCGGCGAAGAACCGCTGATCGACCCGGGGCTGGAAGTGGCGGAAGTCGGATGCGTGCCGTTGCCGCTGTCGGAAGAACAGGCGCAGGAGCTGATTGCCGTTTGTCGCCGATCCCTCAATGGCCAGGCGAACCGGCCCGCGCAGGACAGCCCGTCGGGCGAACGGCGCGTCTGGCGGCTGGAGCCGGAGCAGTTCAGCTTCACCAGTCCCGACTGGGAAGACATGCTCTCCGGCATGGTCGCCGATCTGCAGGAAGGGCTCGGACTGCACGATTCTGAGCTTCGCGTATTTCCGCGTCAGCTGGTGCTGTATGAACCGGGCGGCTTTCTTGCGCCGCCGCATGCGGGCGGAAAAATCGAAGGGATGCTGGTCGATCTGGTGATCGGCTTGCCCTCGCCGTTTACCGGCGGCCGCCTGGTAGTCGAGCATGAACGGGAGCGAAGGGAGCTGCCATTTACCCTGGCTTCCCGCGGCGACGGGATCAGTTTTGCGGCCTATTTCAACGACTGCCGGCACGCCGTGGAACGGGTGCTCAGCGGCTATCGCCTGGCCATGCACTACAGTGTCGTGGCGGCCAAAGCCTGGAAAAGAAAAGGCGAGGAAAAAGAGGTCGTCGACGACTCCATTGGCTCCGTCGCCCAGCTGCTGCATGCCTGGCGCGAAGCCAGCCTGGACCACAAACTGGCCGTTACGCTGGAACATACTTACAGCCTGCAGGGCCTGCGGTTTGATCGACTCCAGGGGGCCGACCGCAGCCGGTCCGCCACGCTGCTGGCCGCCGCCGAGCAGTGCGGCTTCCACGCGCACGTGGCGATGGTCACCCATTATGTGACCGGTCCCGCCCGCACTCCCGCCAGGCCGCTGGGTCCGCCGCGCGAAGGCGCCAGCTCGCCCGGTGGGAAGGAAAATCCAAAGAGCCCGGTGAGTGATCTGTCCCTGATCGAAGTGGTCGAGGAACGTTTGACGGTCGATTCCTGGAGTGATCGTCAGGGGCAAACGGTCGAGCTCGGCAGCATCGCCATCAAAGAGTCCGAAATCGTTTCCGGCCTCCCGATCGAAGCCTGGCAGGGAGTCCGCGAAGAGGTCGAAAGCGATCCCGCTGGCGAAACAGTCCATGTCGAGCGATGGTACCGTTGCGCCGCGATCGTGCTCTGGCCGCAGGAGAAACACTTCGACGTGCTGTGCGAAGCGGGTATCGATGCCGCCATTGGCGGCCTGAGCATGCTGTGCCGCCAGACCCGCATTCCGGCCAGTCGTCGCGACGAGCACCAGCAGCAATGCCTGAGCTTCGCCGCCGCCATCCTGGATCAATGGTCGGAAATCCAGGGCGCGGTCCGCACCGCAAGGCAGGGCTCTCATCGGGCCGAGTTCCCAGCGATGCTGGTACAGATTAACGACCCGGATCTGGTGCGTCGTTACCTGAGCGAGGTCGTGGCGAAAAGCGAAAACGCCTCCTTCGGCACATCCCTGCTTCCCTGCTTCAAACAGCATGGCTGGACCAACTTCGCCGACGCGCTCAAGCAGGTGTTCGAGGCGACACGCCCGGCGAATCTTACCGAACGGGTCGCCGCCTTGCACATGTTATGCGAGCAGGCCGACGAAGACCCTGACCGCCTGGGGATCTGCCGGGACTTGCTGGAGACCTTCATCACGGAGCTCAAAAAGCTCGACAACGAGAAACAGGCGGACGGCTGGGCCGGGCCGGCGGTGGATCGGGCCGAACTAACGGCAACGCTGATCTCGGCGCTAATTGATTGCTCCGCCGCACAGTCCCTGTCGAATCTGATCGACCATCTGCAGACGGCGCCCGAGATCTATCCGGCCTCGGTGCAGGTCGAGGCGCTGTTCCAGCTGGAGTCGCTCATACGGAAAAAGCGGCTGGCGACCGGCGCGCTGATCAACGCCTGGGTGGCGACCGTCCGGCAGCAACTGCTGCGGCAAACCGCCGTGCCGCCCGCCCTGACGACCGACTGGAGCCAGCCGGGCGACTTGTCCTGTACGTGCGAAGACTGCACCGCGCTGAGCCGGTTCCTGGTCGACTCCAGCCAGCGTGAGTATCGTGTTGCCCTGCGAAAAGATCGCCGGGAGCACCTGGAAACCGTCATCGATCAGAGCCAGCCGCAACTGGAATGTTCGACCGATCGCCAAACGAACCCGCATACGCTGGTCGGCACCAAAATCAGCGACGCCTATGATCAGGCCGTGCACATCCGCCGCCAGGAACTCAAAAGCCTGCAGCAACTGGTGGAACTGCAGATGAAGCTGCCAAAAGTCCGCTAA